Proteins from a genomic interval of Diaphorobacter sp. HDW4A:
- a CDS encoding acyl-CoA thioesterase II: MTNQATIHPLDDALLLETREPGIYTGRTTDAYWNMVGPFGGITAATLLQAVLKHPQLLGDPLSLTVNFAGAVTAGEFTVKATPARTNRSTQHWIITLEQAAANGEVVIATTATAVTAVRRETWSVTDVPMPVVPAPQECQRAAPAFRSQWLSSYEMRPVSGNLPTVWDDRGDTSLSQLWVRDAPERTLDFVGLAAASDVFFPRPWLRRARQVPAGTVSITTYFHASGAQLAQTGNGYLFAQARAQEFRNGFCDQTAQLWNADGLMLATTNQIVYYKE, from the coding sequence ATGACAAATCAAGCCACGATTCATCCCCTGGACGATGCCTTGCTGCTGGAGACCCGCGAGCCCGGCATCTACACCGGACGCACGACTGATGCCTACTGGAATATGGTAGGCCCGTTCGGCGGCATCACCGCAGCCACGTTGCTGCAGGCGGTGCTCAAGCATCCGCAATTGCTTGGCGATCCGCTGTCGCTCACGGTGAATTTTGCAGGCGCGGTGACGGCTGGCGAGTTCACAGTTAAGGCCACACCTGCGCGCACCAACCGTTCGACGCAGCACTGGATCATCACCCTCGAGCAGGCGGCGGCCAACGGCGAGGTGGTGATCGCGACGACCGCCACGGCCGTGACGGCCGTGCGCCGCGAGACCTGGAGCGTCACCGATGTGCCCATGCCCGTCGTTCCCGCGCCGCAGGAGTGCCAGCGCGCGGCTCCGGCATTCCGTTCGCAGTGGCTCAGCTCCTACGAGATGCGCCCGGTCTCGGGCAATCTGCCGACGGTCTGGGATGACCGTGGTGACACCAGTCTCTCGCAACTGTGGGTGCGCGATGCGCCAGAGCGCACGCTTGATTTCGTGGGGCTGGCGGCCGCGTCCGACGTGTTCTTCCCACGTCCCTGGCTGCGCCGCGCGCGTCAGGTTCCGGCGGGCACCGTGTCGATCACCACATACTTCCACGCGAGTGGCGCGCAATTGGCGCAGACCGGCAACGGTTATCTGTTCGCGCAGGCCCGTGCGCAGGAATTCCGCAATGGCTTCTGCGATCAGACGGCACAATTGTGGAATGCGGATGGCCTGATGCTGGCCACCACCAATCAAATCGTCTACTACAAGGAATGA
- a CDS encoding acetyl-CoA C-acyltransferase: MKQQQDAYIVAATRTPIGRSHKGFFRNYRPDDLLATILKSALAQVPSLDPKAIEDIICGCAIPEAQQGLNVARIGAVLAGLPTSVGGITVNRFCASGLSAVAMAADRIRVGEADVMVAAGVESMSMVPMMGNAPSLSPSIFERDGDVGIAYGMGLTAEKVAQQWKVTRDAQDAFALESHRRAIAAQQAGEFASEITPIEVTDRGLDLAKGETVVSTRTVSLDEGPRPDTSLEGLAKLRTVFAARGSVTAGNSSQTSDGAGALILASEAAVKRFGLTPLARFVSYASKGVPPEIMGIGPIEAIPAALRYAGLKQDDIDWFELNEAFAAQSLAVINTLGLDVSKVNPMGGAIALGHPLGATGAIRAATVVHALQRKQLKYGMVTMCVGMGQGAAGIFERV, from the coding sequence ATGAAACAACAGCAAGACGCCTACATCGTTGCCGCCACGCGCACGCCGATTGGTCGTTCGCACAAGGGCTTTTTTCGCAACTACCGTCCCGACGATCTGCTCGCGACGATTTTGAAATCCGCGCTCGCGCAGGTGCCCAGTCTCGATCCCAAGGCGATTGAAGACATCATCTGCGGTTGTGCGATTCCAGAGGCTCAGCAAGGTCTGAATGTGGCGCGCATCGGCGCGGTTCTGGCGGGCCTGCCGACCAGCGTTGGCGGCATCACTGTGAACCGTTTCTGCGCATCGGGCCTGTCGGCCGTGGCGATGGCGGCGGACCGCATCCGTGTGGGCGAGGCCGATGTGATGGTCGCGGCTGGTGTGGAGAGCATGAGCATGGTGCCGATGATGGGCAATGCGCCCTCGCTGTCGCCCTCGATCTTCGAGCGCGATGGTGACGTCGGCATTGCCTACGGCATGGGCCTGACAGCAGAGAAGGTAGCGCAGCAGTGGAAGGTGACGCGTGATGCGCAGGATGCTTTCGCGCTCGAGTCGCACCGCCGTGCCATCGCCGCGCAGCAGGCGGGTGAGTTCGCCAGCGAGATCACGCCCATCGAAGTGACGGACCGTGGCCTCGACCTCGCCAAGGGCGAGACTGTGGTGAGTACGCGTACCGTGAGCCTCGACGAAGGCCCGCGCCCCGACACCTCGCTCGAAGGTCTGGCCAAACTGCGCACGGTGTTTGCTGCACGTGGCTCGGTCACGGCGGGCAACAGTTCGCAGACCAGCGATGGCGCGGGGGCGCTGATTCTGGCGAGCGAGGCTGCGGTCAAGCGCTTTGGCCTGACACCGCTCGCACGCTTTGTGAGCTACGCCAGCAAAGGTGTGCCCCCGGAAATCATGGGTATCGGCCCGATTGAAGCGATTCCTGCAGCACTGCGTTATGCAGGTCTGAAGCAGGACGACATTGACTGGTTCGAACTCAACGAAGCCTTCGCTGCGCAATCGCTGGCAGTCATCAACACGCTCGGCCTCGACGTGTCCAAGGTGAACCCCATGGGCGGCGCGATTGCACTGGGCCATCCGCTAGGCGCGACGGGCGCGATCCGCGCGGCCACGGTGGTGCACGCGCTGCAGCGCAAGCAGCTCAAGTACGGCATGGTGACCATGTGCGTCGGCATGGGGCAGGGCGCCGCAGGCATCTTCGAGCGGGTCTGA
- a CDS encoding 3-hydroxyacyl-CoA dehydrogenase/enoyl-CoA hydratase family protein, with protein sequence MSRFQVKKVAVLGAGVMGAQIAAHLVNVKVPVILFDLPAKEGPKSAIAEKAIANLKKLKPSPIGVTEDADLIQPANYEEHMKLLKGCDLIIEAIAERMDWKLDLYHKIAPFVSKTALVASNTSGLSITKLSEALPDAIKPRFCGIHFFNPPRYMQLVELINTPTTNPEVLDQLETFVTSTLGKGIVRAHDTPNFIANRIGIAGMLSTMKQAENFGLTYDVVDDLTGKKLGRASSGTFRTADVVGLDTMAHVIKTLQDNLSLETDPFYGNFGTPAVLQKLLDLKNLGQKTKAGFFKKVGRDILQFELASEEYIPAGQKSDEVYGRMLKKPAGERLKLLRGAEGPQGQFLWAILRDSFHYAAIHLEHIADTARDIDQAMRWGFGMKQGPFELWQEAGWLEVAKMVQEDIDAGKALTKAPLPKWVFEGPVAEAGGVHTAQGSWSASQGKFIPRRELPVYQRQIFPEKLLGETNLPDWQTAGTTIAESKALRTWTLDGEVLIASIKNKMHAISPEVMEGLMEAVDVAESDFKAMVIWSGDAPFSVGADLEATMPAFVVGGADAIESIEQELQNMMLRMRYAQVPVVAAIHGLALGGGCELSVYSARRVAHMESYIGLVEVGVGLVPGAGGLTYIARRAAENAATSTGKDLLPFLTEGFTAAAMAKVGTSAIESRKLGYLLDSDLIVAHKDELLYVAINEAKSMANGGWRAPLARPFPVAGRSGIATIKGSLVNMRDGGFISEFDQHIASLIAEIVCGGDVDPGTLVDEQYLMKLERKAFTHLIAHPKTHERILGMLNTGKPVRN encoded by the coding sequence ATGTCTAGATTCCAGGTGAAGAAAGTCGCCGTGCTCGGCGCGGGCGTGATGGGCGCGCAGATCGCTGCCCATCTCGTCAATGTGAAGGTGCCCGTGATCCTGTTCGACCTGCCCGCCAAGGAAGGTCCGAAGAGCGCGATTGCGGAGAAGGCGATTGCCAATCTCAAGAAGCTCAAGCCGTCGCCGATTGGCGTGACGGAGGACGCAGATCTGATCCAGCCTGCCAACTACGAAGAGCACATGAAGCTGCTTAAGGGCTGCGACCTGATCATCGAGGCGATTGCTGAGCGCATGGACTGGAAGCTCGACCTGTATCACAAGATCGCGCCGTTCGTTTCGAAGACCGCGCTGGTCGCGTCGAACACCTCGGGCCTGTCGATCACGAAGCTCTCCGAAGCGCTGCCCGACGCGATCAAGCCGCGCTTCTGCGGTATCCACTTTTTCAACCCGCCGCGCTACATGCAGTTGGTGGAACTGATCAACACGCCGACGACGAACCCCGAAGTGCTTGACCAGCTCGAGACCTTTGTCACCTCGACGCTGGGCAAGGGCATCGTGCGCGCGCACGACACGCCCAATTTCATCGCCAATCGCATCGGCATCGCCGGCATGCTCTCGACGATGAAGCAGGCAGAGAACTTCGGCCTCACGTATGACGTGGTGGACGATCTCACCGGCAAGAAGCTGGGCCGTGCATCGAGCGGCACCTTCCGCACAGCGGACGTGGTGGGGCTCGACACGATGGCCCACGTCATCAAGACGCTGCAGGACAACCTGAGCCTCGAGACCGATCCGTTCTACGGCAACTTCGGCACGCCAGCGGTGCTGCAGAAGCTGCTCGATTTGAAGAACCTCGGCCAGAAAACCAAGGCGGGCTTCTTCAAGAAGGTCGGCCGCGACATCCTACAGTTTGAACTCGCGAGCGAGGAGTACATCCCCGCAGGCCAGAAGTCCGACGAGGTCTACGGCCGCATGCTCAAGAAGCCTGCGGGCGAGCGCCTGAAACTGCTACGCGGCGCGGAAGGCCCGCAGGGCCAGTTCCTCTGGGCGATCCTGCGCGACAGTTTCCACTACGCAGCGATTCATCTGGAGCACATCGCCGACACCGCGCGCGACATCGACCAGGCCATGCGCTGGGGCTTCGGCATGAAGCAGGGCCCGTTCGAGCTGTGGCAGGAAGCCGGTTGGCTCGAAGTCGCGAAGATGGTGCAGGAAGACATTGATGCGGGCAAGGCGCTGACCAAGGCGCCGCTGCCCAAGTGGGTGTTCGAAGGCCCCGTGGCCGAAGCCGGTGGCGTGCACACCGCGCAGGGCTCGTGGAGCGCGTCGCAGGGCAAATTCATCCCGCGTCGTGAGCTGCCGGTGTACCAGCGTCAGATCTTCCCCGAGAAGCTGCTCGGCGAAACCAATCTGCCCGACTGGCAGACCGCAGGCACGACGATTGCCGAATCCAAGGCGCTGCGCACTTGGACGCTCGACGGCGAAGTGCTGATCGCCAGCATCAAGAACAAGATGCATGCCATCAGCCCCGAGGTCATGGAAGGTCTGATGGAAGCGGTCGACGTGGCCGAATCCGACTTCAAGGCGATGGTGATCTGGTCCGGCGACGCGCCATTCAGCGTCGGCGCTGACCTCGAAGCCACCATGCCCGCATTCGTCGTCGGTGGCGCCGATGCCATCGAAAGCATCGAGCAGGAACTGCAGAACATGATGCTGCGCATGCGCTACGCGCAGGTGCCGGTGGTGGCTGCGATCCACGGCCTGGCGCTCGGCGGTGGTTGCGAGCTGTCGGTGTATTCCGCACGCAGAGTGGCGCATATGGAAAGCTACATCGGTCTCGTCGAGGTCGGTGTGGGTTTGGTGCCGGGCGCGGGTGGTCTCACCTATATCGCGCGCCGCGCCGCCGAAAACGCAGCGACCAGCACCGGCAAGGATCTGCTGCCCTTCCTCACCGAAGGCTTCACCGCCGCGGCGATGGCCAAGGTCGGCACCAGCGCGATTGAATCGCGCAAGCTCGGCTATCTGCTGGACAGCGACCTGATTGTTGCGCACAAGGATGAGCTGCTCTACGTGGCCATCAACGAAGCCAAGAGCATGGCGAACGGCGGCTGGCGTGCACCTCTGGCCCGCCCCTTCCCGGTCGCAGGCCGTAGCGGTATCGCGACGATCAAGGGCTCGCTGGTGAATATGCGCGACGGCGGCTTCATCAGCGAGTTTGATCAACACATCGCATCGCTGATCGCAGAAATTGTCTGTGGTGGAGATGTCGATCCAGGCACGCTGGTGGACGAGCAATATCTGATGAAGCTCGAGCGCAAGGCGTTCACGCATCTGATTGCCCATCCGAAGACGCATGAGCGCATTCTGGGCATGCTGAATACCGGCAAACCTGTGCGCAATTGA
- a CDS encoding DUF2147 domain-containing protein, which translates to MKKLFAAVLGMALAVPAFAQMSPVGLWRNMDDKTGEAKAEVRVTEEAGGLKGSIEKVLKKNANPADVCAECSGDRKDKPIVGLEIIRGGKKEADKDVWSGGKIIDPENGKEYRASFTPTEGGAKLEVRGYLGPFWRTQTWQRVN; encoded by the coding sequence ATGAAGAAATTGTTCGCAGCCGTGCTGGGCATGGCACTCGCCGTGCCCGCATTCGCACAGATGTCGCCCGTCGGCCTCTGGCGCAACATGGACGACAAGACCGGCGAGGCGAAGGCCGAAGTCCGCGTCACCGAAGAAGCCGGTGGCCTCAAGGGCAGCATCGAGAAGGTGCTCAAGAAGAACGCGAATCCTGCGGACGTCTGTGCGGAATGCTCGGGCGACCGCAAGGACAAGCCCATCGTCGGGCTCGAAATCATCCGTGGCGGCAAGAAAGAAGCCGACAAGGATGTGTGGTCCGGCGGCAAGATCATCGATCCCGAAAACGGCAAGGAATACCGCGCGAGCTTCACGCCCACAGAGGGCGGCGCCAAGCTTGAAGTGCGTGGCTATTTGGGCCCGTTCTGGCGTACCCAGACATGGCAGCGCGTGAACTAG
- a CDS encoding acyl-CoA dehydrogenase C-terminal domain-containing protein → MPTYTPPLRDMQFLMHEVFKITDDYKQMKPFAEVDADTINAVLEEAGKFAANVTLPLNISGDEEGCVLDKATHEVKTPTGFKEAYKQFIDGGWPALSCDPDYGGQGLPFVVNSALYEMLNSANQAWTMYPGLSHGAYEALHAYGTDEQKKLYLPKLTSGEWTGSMCLTEPHCGTDLGLLRSKAEPQADGTYKITGNKIFISAGEHDFTENIVHLVLARLPDAPVGSKGISLFLVPKFNVKADGSLGDRNPIFCGALEHKMGIHGNATAQINIDGAIGTMVGEPNKGLQAMFVMMNAARLGVGNQSLGLTEVAYQNALAYAKDRLQMRSLSGVKAKDKPADPIIVHPDVRRMLLTAKAYAEGGRALITYSAFLIDKELNHPDEKVRKDSADLVALLTPIVKAFVTDNGWDATTMSQQVYGGHGFIKEWGMEQFVRDARINMIYEGTNGIQALDLLGRKILSNQGATLRKFGKLIGQLVEEEGVNEKMAEFINPIAMLGDQMTKFTTEIGFKGMQNPDEVGAASVDYLRVAGHLVFGYFFARMAQVALREIAAGNTDPFYQGKVQTARFYFAKLFPETASLMRTARAGSKSLMDTDAALA, encoded by the coding sequence ATGCCTACATACACGCCGCCGCTTCGTGACATGCAATTCCTCATGCATGAGGTCTTCAAGATCACCGACGACTACAAGCAGATGAAGCCGTTTGCCGAGGTCGATGCCGACACCATCAATGCGGTGCTGGAAGAGGCCGGCAAGTTCGCGGCCAACGTGACCCTCCCGCTCAATATCAGCGGCGACGAAGAAGGCTGCGTGCTCGACAAGGCCACGCATGAGGTGAAGACACCGACCGGTTTCAAGGAAGCCTACAAGCAGTTCATTGACGGCGGCTGGCCAGCGCTTTCCTGCGATCCGGACTACGGCGGTCAGGGCCTGCCGTTCGTGGTGAACTCGGCGCTGTATGAAATGCTCAACAGCGCGAATCAGGCGTGGACCATGTACCCCGGTCTGTCGCACGGCGCGTATGAAGCGCTGCACGCCTACGGCACGGACGAGCAGAAGAAGCTCTATCTGCCCAAGCTCACCAGCGGCGAGTGGACCGGCTCGATGTGCCTGACCGAGCCGCACTGCGGCACCGATCTGGGCCTGCTGCGCTCCAAGGCCGAACCGCAGGCGGACGGCACTTATAAGATCACCGGCAACAAGATCTTCATCAGCGCGGGCGAGCATGACTTCACCGAAAACATCGTGCATCTGGTGCTCGCACGCCTGCCCGATGCGCCGGTCGGCTCGAAGGGCATCAGCCTGTTCCTCGTGCCCAAGTTCAATGTGAAGGCTGACGGTTCACTGGGTGATCGCAACCCGATCTTCTGCGGCGCGCTCGAACACAAGATGGGCATCCACGGCAATGCGACCGCGCAGATCAACATCGACGGTGCCATCGGCACGATGGTGGGCGAGCCCAACAAGGGCCTGCAGGCGATGTTCGTGATGATGAACGCGGCACGTCTGGGCGTGGGCAACCAGTCGCTGGGTCTGACCGAAGTGGCATATCAGAACGCACTGGCCTACGCCAAGGACCGCCTGCAGATGCGCAGCCTCTCCGGCGTGAAGGCCAAGGACAAGCCGGCCGATCCGATCATCGTGCACCCCGATGTGCGCCGCATGCTGCTGACCGCCAAGGCCTATGCCGAAGGTGGCCGTGCGCTGATCACCTACAGCGCGTTTCTGATCGACAAGGAACTCAACCACCCCGATGAAAAGGTGCGCAAGGACAGCGCCGATCTCGTCGCGCTGCTCACGCCCATCGTCAAGGCCTTCGTGACCGACAACGGTTGGGACGCGACGACGATGAGCCAGCAGGTCTACGGCGGCCACGGCTTCATCAAGGAATGGGGCATGGAGCAGTTCGTGCGTGACGCGCGCATCAACATGATCTACGAAGGCACGAACGGCATCCAGGCGCTGGATCTGCTGGGCCGCAAGATCCTGTCGAACCAGGGTGCGACGCTCCGCAAGTTTGGCAAGCTCATCGGCCAGTTGGTGGAAGAAGAAGGCGTGAACGAGAAGATGGCCGAGTTCATCAACCCCATCGCGATGCTGGGCGACCAGATGACCAAGTTCACCACCGAAATCGGCTTCAAGGGCATGCAGAACCCCGACGAAGTGGGTGCGGCTTCCGTGGACTATCTGCGTGTCGCGGGTCATCTCGTGTTCGGCTATTTCTTCGCCCGCATGGCGCAGGTCGCGCTGCGCGAAATTGCGGCTGGCAACACCGATCCGTTCTATCAGGGCAAGGTGCAGACGGCACGTTTCTACTTCGCCAAGCTGTTCCCCGAAACCGCTTCGCTGATGCGCACCGCACGTGCGGGCTCGAAGTCGCTGATGGACACCGACGCGGCGCTCGCCTGA
- a CDS encoding TetR/AcrR family transcriptional regulator yields MTVTTTSPKPARVSASREGRVLQKGQQTKATIIEAALGLATHIGLEGLSIGALADVTGMSKSGVFAHFGSREELQISVIREYHTRFEQEVFYPAMIAPRGIGRLRAMFDNWMKRTSIEIDSGCIYISGAVEFDDRTGPVRDALANSVLTWHAAMKRAIEQCAECGELKADVDADQMLFEIHGLILALHYEARFLRTPGSIKRAVGGFNSILQRYGADASVAS; encoded by the coding sequence ATGACCGTTACAACCACTTCTCCCAAGCCCGCACGCGTTTCCGCAAGCCGCGAAGGCCGCGTGCTGCAAAAAGGGCAACAGACCAAGGCGACCATCATCGAAGCCGCTTTGGGGCTGGCCACGCACATCGGTCTGGAAGGACTGTCGATTGGTGCGCTGGCCGATGTGACTGGTATGAGCAAATCCGGCGTGTTCGCGCATTTTGGCTCACGCGAGGAATTGCAGATTTCGGTGATTCGCGAATATCACACGCGTTTCGAGCAGGAGGTTTTCTATCCCGCGATGATCGCGCCGCGCGGTATCGGCCGCCTGCGCGCGATGTTCGACAACTGGATGAAGCGCACGTCCATCGAAATCGATTCTGGCTGCATCTACATCAGCGGCGCGGTCGAGTTTGATGACCGCACCGGCCCCGTGCGCGATGCCCTCGCCAACTCCGTGCTCACCTGGCACGCCGCCATGAAGCGCGCCATTGAGCAATGCGCCGAGTGCGGCGAGCTCAAGGCCGACGTGGACGCTGATCAGATGCTGTTCGAGATCCACGGCCTGATCCTGGCGCTGCACTACGAGGCCCGTTTCCTGCGCACCCCCGGCTCGATCAAGCGTGCCGTGGGAGGCTTCAACAGCATCCTGCAGCGCTATGGCGCAGATGCTTCCGTTGCAAGCTGA
- a CDS encoding DNA adenine methylase yields MSVINERKQQMTQALKSPLAWLGGKSRLADRIIEVMPDHQTYCEVFAGAAWVLFKKPESKVEIINDINSDLTNLYRCVKHHLGELVLQFRWMLVARDEFERLLATPTETLTDIQRAARFYYLAKSSFGARIVKPTFGIAATAPSRLNLTRIEEDLSEAHLRLSRVYIENRPFDQVILRFDKAGTLFYLDPPYWNSEKEYGENIFSREDFGRLAEILDGVKGKFILSLNDTAGVRETFANFQIAAVKTRYSFSNYAKKEVGEVLISNFPMAGSQSSRLNRVPKLATRSAKASAN; encoded by the coding sequence ATGAGCGTCATCAACGAACGAAAGCAACAGATGACGCAAGCATTGAAAAGCCCCTTGGCATGGCTCGGTGGCAAAAGCCGACTGGCCGACCGGATCATTGAAGTGATGCCGGATCACCAGACCTACTGCGAGGTGTTCGCAGGGGCGGCGTGGGTGCTCTTTAAAAAGCCGGAAAGCAAGGTCGAGATCATCAACGACATCAACTCGGATCTGACCAACCTGTACAGGTGCGTGAAGCATCACCTCGGCGAGCTGGTGCTCCAGTTCCGCTGGATGCTGGTGGCCCGCGACGAGTTCGAACGACTCCTGGCAACGCCGACAGAAACGCTCACAGACATCCAGCGGGCGGCGAGGTTCTACTACCTTGCCAAGTCCAGCTTTGGCGCGCGGATCGTGAAGCCAACCTTCGGGATCGCGGCGACCGCGCCGTCGCGTTTAAATCTGACCCGGATCGAGGAAGACCTGAGCGAGGCGCACCTGCGGCTGAGCCGGGTGTACATCGAGAACCGGCCCTTCGACCAGGTGATCCTGCGGTTCGACAAGGCTGGAACGCTCTTCTACCTTGATCCGCCGTACTGGAACAGCGAGAAGGAGTACGGGGAAAACATCTTCAGCCGAGAGGACTTTGGGCGGCTGGCTGAGATACTTGACGGGGTCAAGGGGAAATTCATTCTCAGCCTGAACGACACAGCCGGGGTTCGGGAGACCTTTGCCAACTTCCAGATCGCAGCGGTCAAGACACGCTACAGCTTCTCAAATTACGCCAAAAAGGAGGTTGGCGAGGTGCTGATCAGCAATTTCCCGATGGCTGGAAGCCAGTCGAGCCGTTTAAATCGAGTGCCAAAGCTGGCGACAAGAAGCGCCAAAGCCAGCGCCAATTAG
- a CDS encoding Com family DNA-binding transcriptional regulator, with translation MYEMRCGKCQRLLAKADGNVEIKCPRCGCLNHWSAKAADRSGQSAKPPERHERHQRTKATDDASIEKPLGMARWQKPTGRPDH, from the coding sequence ATGTACGAAATGAGATGCGGAAAGTGCCAGCGACTGCTGGCGAAAGCTGACGGGAACGTCGAGATCAAATGCCCGCGTTGCGGGTGTTTAAACCACTGGAGCGCCAAAGCCGCTGATCGCAGCGGCCAGAGCGCCAAACCACCAGAGCGCCATGAGCGTCATCAACGAACGAAAGCAACAGATGACGCAAGCATTGAAAAGCCCCTTGGCATGGCTCGGTGGCAAAAGCCGACTGGCCGACCGGATCATTGA